The Pseudoalteromonas rubra region AGCCACAGCTGCATGTTCACGCCGAGTATGCTTTTCCGTCGTTACAAAATGCCGAAAAACGCATCGCTTTTGCCCAGGATGATTTTGCCGTTTTCCAGCTCAACTCGGCGGCGCCTGCGGATTATATCCCTGCCTTCCTGCCATCCAGATATAGCTTTACCAGACATCAGGTAGAGGGCAAAAAACTCACCGTGGTAGGTGCCAGCCCTGTGTATGGCGATTCCGATCAGACCGATGGCACGCTGGACATCACCTTCAGAAAAGCACGTCCAACCGTGGGCGCGGGTGATGGTGCTGAACGCGATGCGTTTCGCGAAGACGAATACAGACACAATATCCTCTATACAAATCGCCTGTTATGCGGCGGAGATAGCGGCTCCTCAATCACCACCCGACAGCGTCCGGCCACTGTGTTAGGCGTCACCTCGCAAGGCAGCAATGCGCAAAAAGGGCAATGTGGTGGCGGTGATAACTCGCAAGAAAACTTTAATCTGTTTGGCGCAGTTAACCTGGAGAACAACCCGGCCCTGGTCGATATTCTGGCCCACGCCGGCATCGATTATTTACAAAACACCGTGTATATCTCGGACACACATTATACCGGTGTATTTATTGATAACCCGATTGAGGCCCAGGGCAGAGACGCTCGGGCGGTGATTGACCTGAAAGCCATCAGCGCCCTGTCACGCTCAGTGAAAGCAACCGTGATTGGGATCAGAGCTGACGGCTCCTTTACAAAGCTAGGCAATCGACGTTTAAAATCCCACCGATATCAGGGTACTGCTGAGCTCAGACTCAACCAGTTAGATCAGTATGCAAGCTTGCTTGTCGCCTTTAAACCGTCCAGAGTCGATCACGGTGCTGAAGTGTCCGTCAATGTGATCCGCCAGCCATAAGTCAGTCTTTAAACACCCACGTAGCAGCCGGCGCAGATAAACCTGAACCGGCTTCTGCCGATCACACAGTGAAGTGCGGTTAAAGGCCATTGAGGATGTGAAGCCCACTTTTTGCACCTCATCAGGGTCATTTTACCTATGCAGGGCCTTAATCCAGATTTAAAAAAGGTCTGGGTTGCCAGCCTAACTCGCGCATAGCCTTATCACTTGAGAACACCTGTTGCAGTGCATAGCCTTCTGTCCAGCTACCATACTGCTTTGCCCACTGCGCCGCCTGCCCACATTCAACCGGCTGCTCAGACAGCTGCCGTAACAAACTCGCCAGCGGGGCACGATGCTCCGCAGAGCCAATGTATTCTTCTCCCGATTTTCCTCGTTCGAGTACCAACCGATATAACTCAGCCAGATTCTCACGCTCAACCAGCGACCAGGTTTGTGCTTCGTCCGTCGGTAACACGGGGTGGCCACAGCGTTCTATTTCCC contains the following coding sequences:
- a CDS encoding trypsin-like serine protease, whose product is MKNYLSRTLSLCLLCTASLSLAQTQSIEYYMAGLHNQQNTHNNDPLASTTVPDFGIQAIGPELDETDVRYGYAVGLTFKVGTRFLSRCSGTLLTQDWVLTAGHCVDQHTLHTLFKLKDDDVLTHKIMLIGNTDIRDDEGNQTHFIDIKGQADAQPQLHVHAEYAFPSLQNAEKRIAFAQDDFAVFQLNSAAPADYIPAFLPSRYSFTRHQVEGKKLTVVGASPVYGDSDQTDGTLDITFRKARPTVGAGDGAERDAFREDEYRHNILYTNRLLCGGDSGSSITTRQRPATVLGVTSQGSNAQKGQCGGGDNSQENFNLFGAVNLENNPALVDILAHAGIDYLQNTVYISDTHYTGVFIDNPIEAQGRDARAVIDLKAISALSRSVKATVIGIRADGSFTKLGNRRLKSHRYQGTAELRLNQLDQYASLLVAFKPSRVDHGAEVSVNVIRQP